From the Microbacterium sp. W4I4 genome, one window contains:
- a CDS encoding malate synthase G, with amino-acid sequence MTPPTPYLDRAGLQVATPIADFAEESLTDAGIDADAFWSGVADLVHDLGPRNADLLRVRDELQARIDEHHRANPGRPDSKAYREFLTEIGYLADEPEWVPEPVEGRITTENVDPEIATTAGPQLVVPLLNARFALNAANARWGSLYDALYGTDAIPHTATLAPTRGYNAARGAEVIARGRALLDEIAPLTSSSEAEASHTDATAYRVDAEGLVVETADGIRRLADPETFAGHTGDAAAPTAVLLRHHGLHAEIVIDREGAIGRTDAAGVQDIVLESAITTIIDLEDSVAAVDADDKALGYRNWRGLMDGTLTEEVSKGGQTFTRSLAEDRTYTGRDGSDLTLPGRSVLFVRNVGHLMRTDAVLDRDGEEIYEGILDAIMTALGSLPELTGANRGANSRTGSMYIVKPKMHGPSEVAFTAELFGRVEQLLGLPERTIKVGIMDEERRTSANLAAAIAAASDRVVFINTGFLDRTGDEIHTSMHAGPFLPKAGIKAQPFMQTYEDRNVAIGLAAGLDGRAQIGKGMWAMPDLMHDMLDQKIFHVRSGASTAWVPSPTAATLHALHYHQLDPFTVRPSLPAYDPASVDVLLQPPLAGPGELTEEVVATELDNNVQSILGYVVRWIDQGIGCSKVPDIHGIALMEDRATLRISSQLLANWLLHGVITEAQVDAALARLAPVVDEQNAGDAAYEPLTPDGVAYTAARRLILEGASQPSGYTEPLLHALRREKKAQQAD; translated from the coding sequence ATGACCCCTCCCACCCCGTACCTCGATCGCGCCGGCCTGCAGGTCGCGACACCGATCGCCGACTTCGCCGAGGAATCTCTGACGGATGCCGGCATCGATGCCGACGCGTTCTGGAGCGGCGTCGCCGATCTCGTCCACGACCTCGGCCCCCGCAACGCCGACCTGCTGCGCGTCCGCGATGAGCTGCAGGCGCGCATCGATGAGCACCACCGCGCGAACCCGGGTCGTCCGGACTCGAAGGCATACCGCGAGTTCCTCACCGAGATCGGGTACCTCGCCGACGAGCCCGAATGGGTCCCTGAGCCTGTCGAAGGGCGGATCACCACCGAGAACGTCGATCCCGAGATCGCCACGACCGCCGGCCCGCAGCTGGTGGTGCCTCTGCTGAACGCGCGCTTCGCGCTGAACGCCGCGAACGCCCGCTGGGGCTCGCTGTACGACGCGCTGTACGGAACGGATGCCATCCCCCACACCGCGACGCTCGCACCCACCCGCGGGTACAACGCCGCCCGCGGCGCCGAGGTCATCGCCCGCGGCCGGGCGCTGCTCGACGAGATCGCTCCTCTCACCTCCAGTTCAGAAGCGGAGGCCTCGCACACGGATGCCACCGCCTACCGCGTCGACGCCGAGGGCCTCGTCGTGGAGACCGCCGACGGCATCCGTCGCCTCGCCGATCCCGAGACGTTCGCCGGGCACACCGGCGACGCCGCCGCCCCGACCGCGGTCCTGCTGCGCCACCACGGGCTGCACGCCGAGATCGTCATCGATCGCGAGGGCGCGATCGGGCGGACGGATGCCGCCGGCGTGCAGGACATCGTCCTGGAGTCGGCGATCACGACCATCATCGACCTGGAGGACTCCGTCGCCGCGGTCGACGCCGACGACAAGGCGCTCGGCTACCGCAACTGGCGCGGCCTGATGGACGGCACCCTGACCGAGGAGGTCAGCAAGGGCGGGCAGACGTTCACCCGCAGCCTGGCCGAGGACCGCACGTACACCGGCCGCGACGGCTCAGACCTCACCCTTCCGGGTCGTTCGGTGCTGTTCGTGCGCAATGTCGGTCATCTGATGCGCACGGATGCCGTGCTCGACCGCGACGGCGAGGAGATCTACGAGGGCATCCTGGATGCCATCATGACCGCGCTCGGCTCGCTGCCGGAGCTGACCGGCGCGAACCGCGGCGCCAACAGCCGCACGGGATCGATGTACATCGTGAAGCCGAAGATGCACGGACCTTCCGAGGTCGCCTTCACGGCCGAGCTCTTCGGCCGCGTCGAGCAGCTGCTCGGGCTGCCCGAGCGCACGATCAAGGTCGGGATCATGGACGAGGAGCGGCGCACGTCGGCGAATCTCGCGGCGGCGATCGCCGCGGCATCCGACCGGGTGGTCTTCATCAACACCGGGTTCCTCGACCGCACCGGCGACGAGATCCACACCTCGATGCACGCCGGCCCCTTCCTGCCGAAGGCGGGCATCAAGGCGCAGCCGTTCATGCAGACCTACGAGGACCGCAACGTCGCGATCGGGCTGGCCGCAGGCCTGGACGGACGCGCGCAGATCGGCAAGGGCATGTGGGCGATGCCGGATCTGATGCACGACATGCTCGACCAGAAGATCTTTCATGTGCGCTCCGGCGCATCCACCGCCTGGGTGCCGTCGCCGACCGCCGCGACCCTGCACGCCCTGCACTACCACCAGCTCGATCCGTTCACCGTGCGCCCCTCGCTGCCGGCATACGATCCGGCGTCGGTGGACGTGCTGCTGCAGCCGCCGCTGGCCGGGCCGGGCGAGCTCACGGAAGAGGTCGTCGCTACCGAGCTCGACAACAACGTGCAGTCGATCCTCGGCTACGTGGTGCGGTGGATCGATCAGGGCATCGGATGCTCGAAGGTGCCCGACATCCACGGCATCGCCCTCATGGAGGACCGTGCGACGCTGCGCATCTCGAGCCAGCTGCTGGCGAACTGGCTGCTGCACGGCGTGATCACCGAGGCTCAGGTGGATGCCGCGCTGGCCCGACTCGCGCCGGTGGTCGACGAGCAGAATGCCGGGGATGCCGCGTATGAGCCGCTGACGCCGGACGGCGTCGCCTACACGGCCGCCCGCCGGCTCATCCTGGAGGGCGCGAGCCAGCCCAGCGGCTACACCGAGCCCCTCCTGCACGCGCTGCGCCGCGAGAAGAAGGCGCAGCAGGCGGACTAA
- a CDS encoding aldehyde dehydrogenase (NADP(+)) codes for MPETLTPSTPTASIPAAEAVSRVAAASAAWAATGPAERAAVMRAIADALDAAGGELIEIAQQETALAQPRLAGELKRTTFQLRLFADVVENGAYLDARIDRPDAEWPMGAPRPDLRRMLIPIGPALVFAASNFPFAFSVAGGDTAAALAAGNAVLVKAHSGHPRLSDATAAVIARAAVDAGAPADLLLVIHGTQNGVEALKNPAIKVASFTGSIPGGRALFDIANARPEPIPFYGELGSVNPAFVAPDAAAHRATEIAEGYIASVTGSQGQLCTKPGVLLVPTGSDIIDALRGADVPAGAPMLNDRIQSGFVSGLEELASHDAVTVLRDGAASRSAEPELTLLLTSVDALLDDPEGIVTEVFGPAGLVVTYEDAADLERVARGLEGQLTATLVADETDADLALARTLVPALADRAGRVLWNQWPTGVSVTGAQQHGGPYPATTAPSTTAVGTASITRFLRPVAFQNFPAALLPAPLRDDNPLGVPQSVDG; via the coding sequence ATGCCCGAGACCTTGACCCCCAGCACCCCGACCGCGAGCATTCCGGCCGCCGAGGCAGTGAGCCGGGTCGCCGCGGCATCCGCCGCCTGGGCCGCCACCGGTCCCGCCGAGCGGGCCGCCGTGATGCGCGCGATCGCCGACGCGCTCGACGCCGCCGGCGGTGAGCTCATCGAGATCGCGCAGCAGGAGACCGCGCTCGCCCAGCCTCGCCTGGCGGGCGAGCTGAAGCGCACCACCTTCCAGCTGCGCCTGTTCGCGGACGTCGTCGAGAACGGCGCCTACCTCGACGCCCGCATCGACCGTCCCGACGCCGAATGGCCCATGGGCGCTCCGCGCCCCGACCTGCGCCGCATGCTCATCCCGATCGGCCCTGCGCTGGTCTTCGCGGCCAGCAACTTCCCGTTCGCGTTCTCGGTCGCCGGCGGCGACACCGCGGCGGCGCTCGCCGCCGGCAACGCCGTGCTCGTCAAGGCGCACTCGGGCCACCCGCGCCTGTCCGATGCGACCGCGGCCGTGATCGCTCGGGCGGCAGTGGATGCCGGAGCACCCGCCGACCTGCTCCTCGTCATCCACGGCACCCAGAACGGCGTCGAGGCGCTGAAGAACCCGGCCATCAAGGTCGCCTCGTTCACCGGGTCGATCCCCGGCGGTCGCGCCCTGTTCGACATCGCCAACGCGCGCCCCGAGCCGATCCCCTTCTACGGCGAGCTCGGCAGCGTGAACCCCGCGTTCGTCGCCCCGGATGCCGCCGCCCACCGCGCCACCGAGATCGCCGAGGGCTACATCGCCTCGGTCACCGGCAGTCAGGGCCAGCTGTGCACCAAGCCGGGTGTGCTGCTCGTGCCCACCGGATCCGACATCATCGACGCGCTGCGCGGCGCTGACGTTCCCGCCGGAGCGCCCATGCTGAACGACCGTATCCAGAGCGGCTTCGTGTCCGGGCTCGAGGAGCTCGCCTCCCACGATGCGGTGACCGTGCTGCGCGACGGTGCCGCCAGCCGCTCCGCCGAACCCGAGCTCACCCTGCTGCTGACCAGCGTCGACGCGCTGCTCGATGACCCCGAGGGGATCGTGACCGAGGTCTTCGGTCCGGCCGGCCTGGTCGTCACCTATGAGGATGCCGCCGACCTGGAGCGCGTCGCGCGCGGACTGGAGGGGCAGCTGACCGCCACTCTCGTCGCGGACGAGACGGATGCCGACCTCGCGCTCGCGCGCACCCTGGTGCCTGCGCTCGCCGACCGCGCCGGCCGGGTGCTGTGGAACCAGTGGCCCACCGGCGTCTCCGTCACGGGAGCCCAGCAGCACGGCGGCCCGTACCCGGCGACCACGGCACCCAGCACGACCGCGGTGGGCACGGCATCCATCACCCGGTTCCTGCGCCCGGTCGCGTTCCAGAACTTCCCCGCCGCGCTGCTGCCCGCACCGCTGCGCGACGACAACCCGCTGGGCGTGCCGCAGTCCGTCGACGGCTGA
- a CDS encoding IclR family transcriptional regulator, whose amino-acid sequence MGSDERSTPRSMIGRVTAVLGTFTAEEPMLGVNDIARRTGLAKSVTSRILAELVAADFLERTDRGLRVGIRLFELGELAQRSKELRQLALAAMADLRQATGMTVQLSVLKGADQIYVEILRGRDPDMVIRSRVGGRVPAYATAGGKAVLAHASDDLVDLAIPVVFQALGPGTVPDEVSLRRQLEAVRTDGYAHEIEESNPGVECIACPIVRADGTPIAAISASGPAGRIDMVRIAPAVRMAALGLNRRIRANPAFSTL is encoded by the coding sequence ATGGGTTCCGATGAGCGGAGCACTCCGCGCTCCATGATCGGTCGGGTGACGGCTGTCCTCGGCACGTTCACCGCCGAGGAGCCGATGCTCGGCGTGAACGACATCGCCCGCCGCACGGGCCTGGCGAAGTCGGTGACCTCGCGCATCCTGGCCGAGCTCGTCGCGGCCGACTTCCTCGAGCGCACCGACCGCGGGCTGCGCGTCGGCATCCGCCTGTTCGAGCTGGGCGAGCTGGCACAGCGGTCGAAGGAGCTGCGGCAGCTGGCACTGGCGGCGATGGCCGATCTGCGGCAGGCGACCGGGATGACGGTGCAGCTGAGCGTGCTCAAGGGCGCCGACCAGATCTACGTCGAGATCCTGCGCGGCCGCGACCCCGACATGGTCATCCGATCCCGCGTCGGCGGCCGCGTTCCCGCGTACGCCACGGCGGGCGGCAAGGCCGTGCTGGCGCACGCGTCGGACGACCTCGTCGACCTCGCCATCCCCGTGGTCTTCCAGGCACTGGGCCCGGGGACCGTCCCCGATGAGGTGTCGCTGCGACGCCAGCTCGAGGCCGTCCGGACCGACGGCTATGCGCATGAGATCGAGGAGTCCAACCCGGGCGTCGAGTGCATCGCCTGCCCCATCGTGCGCGCCGATGGCACTCCGATCGCGGCGATCTCGGCATCCGGTCCGGCAGGGCGCATCGACATGGTCCGGATCGCACCGGCAGTGCGCATGGCCGCGCTGGGGTTGAACCGCCGCATCCGCGCGAACCCCGCCTTCAGCACGCTCTGA
- a CDS encoding Zn-dependent alcohol dehydrogenase has product MVMHEPGAALVLEDLELDQPGPGEVRVRIEAAGVCHSDAHYLSGGLPARTPIVLGHEGAGIVEQVGDGVTSFSPGDKVVLMWRPRCGECEFCLSGTPAQCALGKVHGQTNGLLRGGTRLSRDGVEYHHLMGASCFAEQVVVSQESLIAIDADIPSEIAAIAGCAVITGMGTVLNRMPDLTGKSIAIIGAGGVGLSAVIAAQLVGAAQIIVSDVVASRLEKAVELGATHTIDSSAEDFTARVLEITGGGAHYVLEAIGRPATVRAGFEALRSSGTLVIVGLGAAGEELSIPINPLVQGDRRVVGALYGSSNTPVQLPEILRLYQAGRLPLERLLDRTFRLDEANEAFDHLLTGAVGRSILVP; this is encoded by the coding sequence ATGGTGATGCACGAGCCCGGCGCTGCGCTGGTGCTCGAGGATCTCGAACTCGACCAGCCCGGCCCCGGCGAGGTGCGCGTGCGCATCGAGGCAGCCGGCGTCTGCCACAGCGACGCCCACTACCTGTCGGGCGGGCTCCCCGCCCGCACCCCGATCGTGCTCGGCCACGAGGGCGCGGGCATCGTGGAGCAGGTCGGTGACGGCGTGACCTCCTTCAGCCCGGGCGACAAGGTCGTGCTCATGTGGCGTCCGCGCTGCGGCGAGTGCGAGTTCTGCCTGTCGGGCACGCCCGCGCAGTGCGCACTCGGCAAGGTGCACGGCCAGACCAACGGTCTGCTGCGCGGCGGCACCCGCCTCAGCCGCGACGGCGTCGAGTACCACCACCTGATGGGCGCATCGTGCTTCGCCGAGCAGGTCGTCGTCTCGCAGGAGTCGCTCATCGCGATCGACGCCGACATCCCCTCCGAGATCGCCGCGATCGCCGGCTGCGCCGTGATCACCGGCATGGGCACCGTGCTGAACCGGATGCCGGATCTGACGGGCAAGTCCATCGCGATCATCGGCGCCGGCGGCGTGGGCCTGTCGGCCGTCATCGCCGCCCAGCTCGTGGGCGCCGCGCAGATCATCGTCTCCGACGTGGTCGCATCGCGACTGGAGAAGGCCGTCGAGCTCGGCGCCACCCACACCATCGACTCCAGCGCCGAGGACTTCACCGCGCGCGTGCTCGAGATCACCGGCGGCGGCGCGCACTACGTGCTCGAGGCCATCGGCCGCCCCGCAACCGTGCGCGCCGGGTTCGAGGCGCTGCGCTCCAGCGGGACCCTGGTGATCGTCGGGTTGGGCGCGGCGGGCGAAGAACTCTCGATCCCGATCAACCCGCTCGTGCAGGGCGACCGCCGCGTCGTCGGCGCGCTCTACGGATCCTCGAACACTCCTGTGCAGCTGCCCGAGATCCTGCGCCTGTATCAGGCGGGGCGCCTGCCACTGGAACGGCTGCTCGACCGCACGTTCCGTCTCGACGAGGCCAACGAGGCGTTCGATCACCTGCTCACCGGCGCGGTGGGTCGCTCGATCCTCGTTCCCTGA
- a CDS encoding MFS transporter: MTSTIDENASSPTIEVSAKDRRRALWGSAVGSTIEWYDYFLYGTMATAVFNLHFFPSEDKVVSSLLAFASFALAFVVRPIGGVIFSHVGDRIGRKKTLVITLSLMGVAPRCSWACCPTTPRSASALRSC; encoded by the coding sequence ATGACCAGCACCATCGACGAGAACGCCTCGTCACCCACCATCGAGGTCTCCGCGAAGGACCGGCGCCGCGCCCTGTGGGGCAGCGCGGTCGGCTCGACCATCGAGTGGTACGACTACTTCCTGTACGGCACGATGGCCACCGCCGTCTTCAACCTGCACTTCTTCCCCAGTGAGGACAAGGTCGTCAGCTCGCTGCTGGCATTCGCCTCGTTCGCCCTGGCGTTCGTGGTGCGCCCCATCGGCGGCGTGATCTTCAGCCACGTCGGCGACCGGATCGGCCGCAAGAAGACCCTGGTGATCACCCTCAGCCTGATGGGCGTCGCGCCGCGATGCTCATGGGCGTGCTGCCCGACTACGCCGCGATCGGCGTCGGCGCTCCGATCCTGCTGA
- a CDS encoding MFS transporter — protein MLPDYAAIGVGAPILLTLLRLVQGLALGGEWGGGLLLAVEYAPKNRRGFYGAVPQLGALLGLALGNIVTIGARAVFPEEAFTSFGWRIPFLLSGVLLVVGLWIRARIDETPSFRKVRAEGTTQKLPIATVLKHHWREVLISTGAKFVETSTFFIFATFSLSYAASFGYDFGAVLAFVLVGAIIGIGGMLFYGALSDRIGRKKVFLGGSIAVAIFIFPYMAMLSSGNLWVAGAAIVISFAVIWPSYGSLIGTVLAENFAPEIRYTGASLGYQVGAAIVGGPAPLIATALLAAFMGSWIPVALFVVFCAIIGFISVAFVKVRHNEELDV, from the coding sequence GTGCTGCCCGACTACGCCGCGATCGGCGTCGGCGCTCCGATCCTGCTGACGCTGCTGCGTCTGGTGCAGGGTCTCGCCCTGGGCGGCGAGTGGGGCGGCGGTCTGCTGCTGGCCGTCGAGTACGCGCCGAAGAACCGTCGCGGCTTCTACGGTGCGGTGCCGCAACTCGGCGCCCTGCTGGGTCTCGCGCTCGGAAACATCGTCACCATCGGCGCCCGCGCGGTCTTCCCCGAAGAGGCGTTCACGTCCTTCGGATGGCGCATCCCGTTCCTGCTCTCCGGCGTGCTGCTGGTCGTGGGCCTGTGGATCCGCGCCCGCATCGACGAGACCCCGTCGTTCCGCAAGGTGCGTGCCGAGGGCACCACCCAGAAGCTCCCCATCGCCACGGTGCTCAAGCACCACTGGCGCGAGGTCCTGATCTCCACCGGCGCCAAGTTCGTCGAGACGAGCACGTTCTTCATCTTCGCCACGTTCTCGCTCTCGTACGCGGCGAGCTTCGGATACGACTTCGGCGCGGTGCTCGCGTTCGTGCTGGTCGGTGCCATCATCGGCATCGGCGGGATGCTGTTCTACGGAGCGCTCTCCGACCGGATCGGCCGCAAGAAGGTGTTCCTGGGCGGCTCGATCGCCGTGGCGATCTTCATCTTCCCGTACATGGCGATGCTCTCCAGCGGAAACCTGTGGGTGGCCGGCGCGGCGATCGTCATCTCGTTCGCGGTCATCTGGCCGAGCTACGGCTCACTGATCGGCACCGTGCTGGCCGAGAACTTCGCCCCCGAGATCCGCTACACCGGAGCCTCGCTGGGCTACCAGGTGGGTGCGGCGATCGTCGGCGGGCCCGCACCGCTGATCGCAACGGCTCTGCTGGCCGCGTTCATGGGCAGCTGGATCCCGGTGGCGCTGTTCGTGGTGTTCTGCGCGATCATCGGGTTCATCTCGGTCGCCTTCGTGAAGGTGCGCCACAACGAGGAGCTCGATGTCTGA
- a CDS encoding HpcH/HpaI aldolase/citrate lyase family protein, producing MSELSPAEPFTAEQTLAPRVGAWVTLDAIVATEQIARAGFDYVCVDGQHGLLGYDAQVRALIAIAAGGAMPFARVSTNSAAEIGRVLDAGARGVIVPLIDTADEARAAAEAARYPTSGGVRSYGPMRLGPHFGATPEQTDAAVTVLAMIETASALVELDAILDVDGIDGVYVGPYDLSLALGARVPFEDAILPRLDAELERIAAAAAARGKIAGVHCADGAQAARRAEQGFTFLTAATDVSSLRADMALQLADAHGAKVASGARAY from the coding sequence ATGTCTGAGCTGTCTCCCGCTGAGCCGTTCACGGCCGAGCAGACCTTGGCACCCCGGGTGGGCGCCTGGGTCACGCTCGACGCGATCGTCGCGACCGAGCAGATCGCCCGCGCGGGCTTCGACTACGTGTGCGTGGACGGGCAGCACGGTCTGCTCGGCTACGACGCGCAGGTGCGCGCGCTGATCGCGATCGCGGCCGGCGGTGCGATGCCGTTCGCACGGGTGTCGACGAACAGCGCCGCCGAGATCGGCCGGGTGCTGGATGCCGGTGCCCGTGGCGTGATCGTGCCGCTGATCGACACCGCCGATGAGGCGCGCGCGGCGGCCGAGGCTGCCCGCTATCCCACATCCGGCGGCGTCCGCTCGTACGGTCCGATGCGTCTGGGCCCGCACTTCGGTGCGACTCCGGAGCAGACGGATGCCGCGGTCACGGTGCTCGCGATGATCGAGACGGCGTCGGCTCTGGTGGAGCTGGATGCCATCCTCGACGTCGACGGGATCGACGGCGTCTATGTGGGCCCGTACGACCTGTCGCTCGCGCTGGGCGCGCGGGTGCCGTTCGAGGATGCGATCCTGCCGCGGCTGGATGCCGAGCTGGAGCGCATCGCGGCCGCTGCCGCCGCACGCGGCAAGATCGCGGGCGTGCACTGCGCCGACGGCGCGCAGGCCGCGCGGCGTGCGGAGCAGGGGTTCACGTTCCTCACGGCGGCGACGGATGTGTCGTCGCTGCGGGCGGACATGGCGCTGCAGCTGGCGGATGCCCACGGCGCGAAGGTCGCGAGCGGCGCCCGCGCGTACTGA
- a CDS encoding sugar O-acetyltransferase, whose product MELQDLLDALDSGETITGASPLHTVMHATSQEALRITAELNGGYHEPARVRELLAELIGRPVAETVTVFPPFASDFGKNIRIGERVFINSGCRFQDQGGITIGDDCLIGHNAVIATLNHDLAPSRRADMHPAPVLLGRNVWVGANVTILPGVTVGDDAVLGAASVVTKDVPAGAIVVGSPARVVRSVPD is encoded by the coding sequence ATGGAGCTGCAGGATCTGCTGGACGCCCTGGATTCGGGCGAGACCATCACCGGAGCGTCACCGCTGCATACCGTGATGCACGCCACCAGCCAGGAGGCCCTGCGCATCACCGCGGAGCTCAACGGCGGTTACCACGAGCCGGCGCGTGTGCGCGAACTCCTCGCCGAGCTGATCGGCCGACCCGTGGCCGAGACGGTCACGGTGTTCCCGCCGTTCGCCTCCGACTTCGGCAAGAACATCCGCATCGGCGAGCGGGTCTTCATCAACTCCGGATGCCGCTTCCAGGACCAGGGCGGCATCACGATCGGCGACGACTGCCTGATCGGCCACAACGCCGTCATCGCGACCCTCAACCACGACCTCGCGCCCAGCCGCCGGGCCGACATGCACCCGGCGCCCGTGCTCCTCGGCCGCAACGTCTGGGTCGGGGCAAACGTCACGATCCTCCCCGGCGTGACCGTCGGCGATGATGCCGTGCTGGGTGCGGCATCCGTCGTGACGAAGGACGTCCCCGCCGGGGCGATCGTGGTGGGCTCGCCCGCGCGCGTGGTGCGTTCCGTTCCGGACTGA
- the panB gene encoding 3-methyl-2-oxobutanoate hydroxymethyltransferase, whose amino-acid sequence MSVHAAPRPLTLGDLAAKKDAGDPIVMVTAYDHPSAQIVEEAGVDLVLVGDSAAMTVLGYTSTVPVTIDEMLMLTRAVRRGLTAPLLVGDLPFGSYEASDELAVATAQRFVKEAGCDLVKIERGGSTVERARAIVAAGIPVVGHVGLTPQNATALGGYRAQGRTAEAALAVIDDALALQDAGCALLVIEAVPAEVTAALMPLLRIPVIGIGAGADADGQVLVLHDLLGIYGGPAAKFVKRYADLRSAAIAGVGEYAREVRSGAYPAVEHTYAMPADEAERLHGLLEGR is encoded by the coding sequence GTGAGCGTGCACGCCGCGCCGCGGCCGCTGACGCTCGGCGACCTGGCGGCGAAGAAGGACGCCGGCGACCCGATCGTCATGGTCACCGCCTACGACCACCCCAGCGCGCAGATCGTCGAGGAGGCCGGAGTCGACCTGGTGCTCGTCGGCGACTCGGCCGCGATGACCGTGCTCGGCTACACGTCCACCGTGCCGGTGACGATCGACGAGATGCTCATGCTCACCCGGGCCGTGCGCCGCGGGCTGACGGCGCCGCTGCTGGTCGGCGACCTGCCGTTCGGCTCGTACGAGGCATCCGACGAGCTGGCCGTGGCCACCGCGCAGCGCTTCGTGAAGGAGGCGGGCTGCGACCTGGTCAAGATCGAGCGCGGCGGCAGCACCGTCGAGCGGGCGCGAGCCATCGTGGCGGCAGGCATCCCCGTGGTCGGCCACGTCGGGCTCACCCCGCAGAACGCGACGGCGCTCGGCGGCTACCGCGCGCAGGGGCGCACGGCCGAGGCCGCGCTCGCCGTGATCGACGATGCTCTCGCCCTGCAGGATGCCGGCTGCGCGCTGCTGGTGATCGAGGCCGTGCCCGCCGAGGTGACCGCCGCGCTGATGCCGCTTCTGCGGATCCCGGTGATCGGGATCGGCGCGGGGGCGGATGCCGATGGTCAGGTGCTCGTGCTGCATGACCTGCTCGGGATCTACGGGGGCCCCGCCGCCAAGTTCGTCAAGCGCTACGCCGACCTGCGAAGCGCGGCCATCGCCGGCGTGGGCGAATACGCCCGCGAGGTGCGCTCGGGCGCGTACCCCGCAGTCGAGCACACCTACGCGATGCCCGCCGACGAGGCCGAGCGTCTGCACGGCCTGCTCGAAGGGCGCTGA
- the panD gene encoding aspartate 1-decarboxylase, with product MRRTMLKSKIHRATITGSDLNYVGSITIDADLLDASDILEHEQVTVVDVNNGSRFETYTIAGERGTGMIQVNGAAARLVHAGDTVIVISYGEYSRKDLAEYRPVVVHVGHDNAIIQVDDAVDRLLAGARGCDVLSDRRETK from the coding sequence ATGCGACGCACCATGCTGAAGTCGAAGATCCACCGTGCGACCATCACGGGCAGCGACCTGAACTACGTCGGCTCGATCACCATCGACGCCGACCTGCTCGACGCTTCGGACATCCTCGAGCACGAGCAGGTGACCGTCGTCGACGTGAACAACGGCTCGCGCTTCGAGACCTATACGATCGCCGGTGAGCGCGGTACGGGCATGATCCAGGTCAACGGCGCCGCGGCGCGGCTGGTGCACGCCGGCGACACGGTCATCGTCATCTCCTACGGCGAGTACTCCAGGAAGGACCTCGCCGAGTACCGGCCGGTGGTCGTGCACGTCGGCCACGACAACGCGATCATCCAGGTCGACGACGCCGTGGACCGCCTGCTCGCCGGGGCGCGCGGATGCGACGTGCTGAGCGACCGCAGGGAGACGAAGTGA
- the panC gene encoding pantoate--beta-alanine ligase — MRIIRTVAEVRSEVHAARTAGGSIGLVPTMGAFHEGHLSLIREARAQNDLVVVSLFVNPTQFGPTEDLDAYPRDESRDAALAEQSGADILFAPAVDEIYPDGFATGIHVTGITEVLDGAARGAFHFDGVATVVTKLFGIVAPDVAYFGQKDAQQVMVIRRVVRDLDLPVRIVACPIVREPDGLAMSSRNIYLDPDARQQATTLNRALDAAAAVHLAGERDAAVIVAAAQRVLADAGIRPEYLELRSNDDLRPIEHVDGDALLAVAARVGAARLIDNHVLKHRHVLTHRPERES; from the coding sequence ATGAGGATCATCCGCACCGTCGCCGAGGTCCGCTCTGAAGTGCACGCCGCACGCACCGCCGGCGGCAGCATCGGTCTCGTCCCGACCATGGGCGCCTTCCACGAAGGGCACCTCTCGCTGATCCGCGAAGCCCGCGCGCAGAACGATCTCGTGGTCGTGTCGCTGTTCGTCAACCCGACCCAGTTCGGCCCTACCGAAGACCTCGACGCCTATCCTCGAGACGAGTCGCGCGATGCCGCCCTCGCCGAACAGTCCGGCGCCGACATCCTGTTCGCGCCCGCGGTCGACGAGATCTACCCCGACGGCTTCGCCACCGGCATCCACGTCACCGGCATCACCGAGGTGCTCGACGGCGCCGCCCGCGGAGCGTTCCACTTCGACGGCGTCGCGACCGTCGTCACCAAGCTGTTCGGCATCGTCGCCCCCGACGTCGCCTACTTCGGTCAGAAGGACGCCCAGCAGGTGATGGTCATCCGCCGCGTCGTGCGCGACCTCGACCTGCCCGTTCGGATCGTGGCCTGCCCGATCGTGCGCGAACCCGACGGGCTCGCGATGAGCTCGCGCAACATCTACCTCGACCCGGATGCCAGACAGCAGGCCACCACATTGAACCGCGCACTCGATGCGGCCGCCGCCGTCCACCTGGCAGGGGAGCGCGACGCTGCAGTGATCGTCGCCGCCGCGCAGCGGGTGCTGGCCGATGCCGGCATCCGTCCCGAGTACCTCGAGCTGCGCTCCAACGACGATCTGCGGCCGATCGAGCACGTCGACGGCGATGCGCTGCTTGCCGTGGCCGCCCGCGTCGGCGCCGCCCGGCTCATCGACAACCACGTCCTGAAACACCGCCACGTCCTGACGCACCGCCCAGAGAGGGAATCCTGA